A single region of the Pseudomonas granadensis genome encodes:
- the selD gene encoding selenide, water dikinase SelD — MSEPIRLTQYSHGAGCGCKISPQVLEVILAGSGAQNLDPKLWVGNASRDDAAVYEIDAERGVVSTTDFFMPIVDDPFDFGRIAATNAISDIYAMGGDPLMAIAILGWPVNVLAPEVAREVIRGGRAVCDAAGIPLAGGHSIDAPEPIFGLAVTGLVEKRHMKRNDTATAGCLLYLTKPLGIGILTTAEKKGKLRAADVGVARDWMCTLNKPGSRFGKLAGVTAMTDVTGFGLLGHLVEMADGSQLTARIAYDRVPRLDSVEYYLDQGCVPGGTLRNFDSYAKQVGRVQELHKRVLCDPQTSGGLLIAVTPEGNEEFLAVAAELGLNLAPIGELVERQTNAVEVI, encoded by the coding sequence ATGAGCGAGCCGATTCGTCTGACCCAATACAGCCACGGTGCCGGTTGTGGCTGCAAGATTTCCCCGCAGGTGCTGGAAGTGATTCTGGCCGGCAGTGGCGCGCAGAACCTCGACCCCAAATTGTGGGTCGGCAATGCCTCGCGTGATGACGCGGCGGTGTACGAGATCGATGCCGAGCGCGGTGTGGTGTCGACCACGGACTTTTTCATGCCGATCGTCGATGACCCGTTCGACTTCGGCCGCATCGCCGCGACCAACGCGATCAGCGATATCTACGCAATGGGCGGCGATCCGCTGATGGCGATCGCGATCCTCGGCTGGCCGGTCAATGTGCTGGCGCCGGAAGTAGCGCGGGAAGTGATTCGCGGTGGCCGCGCGGTGTGCGACGCGGCGGGCATTCCGCTGGCTGGCGGGCATTCGATCGATGCGCCAGAGCCGATTTTCGGCCTCGCGGTGACCGGTCTGGTGGAAAAGCGCCACATGAAGCGCAACGACACCGCCACCGCCGGTTGCCTGTTGTACCTGACCAAACCGCTGGGCATCGGCATCCTCACCACCGCCGAAAAGAAGGGCAAGCTGCGCGCCGCCGACGTTGGCGTGGCCCGTGACTGGATGTGCACCCTGAACAAGCCCGGCAGCCGTTTCGGCAAACTCGCCGGCGTTACCGCGATGACCGACGTCACCGGTTTTGGCCTGCTCGGGCATCTGGTGGAAATGGCTGACGGCAGCCAGCTCACCGCACGCATTGCCTATGACCGCGTGCCACGTCTGGACAGCGTCGAGTATTACCTTGATCAGGGCTGCGTGCCCGGCGGCACCTTGCGCAATTTCGACAGCTACGCGAAACAGGTCGGCCGCGTTCAGGAGCTGCACAAACGCGTGCTGTGCGATCCGCAAACCAGCGGTGGTCTGCTGATCGCCGTGACACCGGAGGGCAACGAGGAATTCCTCGCAGTCGCCGCCGAGCTGGGCCTGAACCTTGCACCAATCGGCGAACTGGTCGAGCGACAGACGAACGCAGTCGAGGTGATTTGA
- a CDS encoding nucleoside-specific channel-forming protein Tsx, translated as MHLVSSQCAPLLRTCAVSLLLTGVTGFLSHSACAQPAPVEESAQGESLSPEASPPKKGAYLSDWYNQDLTLIGSKDISFGPQPADDIYLEYEYFGRKGPFELYGYIDVPKIFNIGNSHDKGVWDHGSPVFMEHEPRISIDYLAGRSLAIGPFKEWYVAFDWIYDHGSRKENRANTLYSGLGTDIDTHSRVNLSANLYGRYQWENYGASNEYSWDGYRAQLKYIVPIDKFSNGASLTYIGFTNFDFGSDLHKEDPARTANATVATNVLLYSFTHVRFTLVGRYFHNGGNWDDGSELNFGDGNFRARSNGWGYYAGIGYQF; from the coding sequence ATGCACCTCGTCTCGTCTCAATGCGCACCGTTATTGCGCACTTGCGCTGTTTCCCTGCTACTGACCGGCGTTACCGGATTTCTCAGCCACAGCGCCTGCGCGCAACCGGCGCCCGTCGAAGAATCCGCTCAGGGCGAGAGCCTCAGCCCCGAGGCCAGCCCGCCGAAAAAAGGTGCGTACCTGTCGGACTGGTACAACCAGGACCTGACCCTGATCGGCAGCAAGGACATCAGCTTCGGCCCGCAACCGGCCGATGACATCTATCTGGAATACGAGTATTTCGGCCGTAAAGGCCCGTTCGAACTTTACGGTTACATCGATGTGCCGAAGATCTTCAACATCGGCAACAGCCACGACAAAGGCGTGTGGGATCACGGTTCGCCGGTGTTCATGGAGCACGAACCGCGGATTTCCATCGACTACCTCGCCGGCCGCAGCCTGGCCATCGGCCCGTTCAAAGAGTGGTACGTCGCGTTCGACTGGATCTACGACCACGGCAGCCGCAAGGAAAACCGCGCCAACACGCTTTACAGCGGTTTGGGCACCGACATCGATACGCACTCGCGGGTCAATCTGTCGGCCAACCTGTACGGTCGCTATCAGTGGGAAAACTACGGCGCGAGCAATGAGTATTCGTGGGACGGCTACCGCGCGCAGCTCAAGTACATCGTCCCCATCGACAAATTCAGCAACGGCGCATCGCTGACCTACATCGGCTTCACCAACTTCGATTTTGGCTCGGATCTGCACAAGGAGGACCCGGCACGCACCGCCAACGCGACGGTGGCCACTAACGTCTTGCTCTACTCGTTCACGCATGTGCGCTTCACCCTCGTCGGCCGCTATTTCCACAACGGCGGCAACTGGGATGACGGCAGCGAGCTGAATTTCGGCGACGGCAATTTCCGTGCGCGTTCCAACGGCTGGGGTTATTACGCCGGCATCGGTTATCAGTTCTGA
- a CDS encoding purine-nucleoside phosphorylase gives MQAIKCLTLTGAALLASTAWASETPIQPKVVLITMFAPEAQHWIDRLELKQEIRVPGLSAEYPSIRCNAQQVCLLTTGMGQTNAAASTLALALSPKFDLRKSYFLIAGIAGISPKHGTLGTAAWAHYLVEFGTQWELDSRDAPASWPTGYLGINTQGPNEKPPLDYKTEVFELNPTLQAKAFALSHKIELSESKESAAWRQKYPSAPANQPPVVTRCDTLAGNTWFSGTRLSERAEVWTKLLTDNKGEYCTTQQEDNSTFEALLRASREGLVDVQRLAVVRAGSDFDRPQPGGSEVDNLLKYADQGGFVPALENLYRAGNPLVQDILKNWSAWEKGVPQS, from the coding sequence ATGCAAGCCATTAAATGTTTGACCCTGACCGGCGCGGCCCTGCTCGCTTCCACCGCATGGGCGAGCGAGACACCGATTCAACCGAAAGTCGTGCTGATCACCATGTTCGCCCCCGAGGCGCAGCACTGGATCGACCGCCTCGAGCTGAAACAGGAAATCCGCGTGCCGGGGCTGTCCGCCGAATACCCAAGCATCCGTTGCAACGCCCAGCAGGTGTGCCTGCTGACCACCGGCATGGGCCAGACCAACGCCGCCGCCTCGACCCTGGCACTGGCCTTGTCGCCGAAATTCGACCTGCGCAAAAGCTACTTCCTGATCGCCGGCATTGCCGGCATCAGCCCCAAACACGGCACCCTCGGCACTGCCGCATGGGCGCATTATCTGGTCGAGTTCGGCACGCAGTGGGAGCTGGATTCGCGCGATGCCCCGGCGAGCTGGCCGACCGGTTATCTGGGCATCAACACCCAAGGGCCGAACGAAAAACCGCCGCTGGACTACAAGACCGAAGTCTTCGAACTCAACCCGACACTGCAAGCCAAGGCCTTTGCGTTGAGCCACAAGATCGAGTTGAGCGAGAGCAAGGAATCGGCGGCGTGGCGGCAGAAATATCCGTCCGCCCCGGCCAACCAGCCACCGGTGGTGACGCGCTGCGATACGCTGGCCGGCAATACCTGGTTTTCCGGCACACGGCTGAGCGAACGGGCCGAGGTATGGACCAAGCTGCTGACCGACAACAAGGGCGAATATTGCACCACGCAACAGGAGGACAACTCCACGTTTGAAGCGCTGTTACGCGCCAGCCGCGAAGGCCTGGTCGACGTGCAACGCCTCGCCGTAGTCCGCGCCGGCTCCGATTTCGACCGCCCGCAACCCGGCGGCAGCGAAGTCGACAACCTGCTCAAATACGCCGATCAGGGTGGTTTTGTGCCGGCGCTGGAAAACCTCTATCGGGCCGGTAATCCGCTGGTGCAGGACATTCTCAAGAACTGGTCGGCGTGGGAAAAAGGCGTCCCGCAGTCCTGA
- a CDS encoding quinone oxidoreductase family protein — protein sequence MKALQFDKTGDLSSLRYTEVPTPVPGPDEVLVQIKAAGLNPSDVKNVLGRFPYTTLPRIPGRDFAGLVVEGPQALIGQEVWGTGRELGFFADGSHAQFVKLPASGVAHKPSHLSFAQAASLGVPYTTAWDALERSLVRADTRLLVIGGGAVATAALALAKVRGAQLLAAARRPEQVADLQAQGYQTIQLEQPEDLGAQVNAVYRGGADVIFDTTGFWLPASVAALATFGRIAIIAAPVDGHVQLPALALYRKGGSVVGINSLLYGVEACAAMLEQFGRFFDEDRLPLPQGLVEVPLAEGLARYTELNQGGGDKVILIP from the coding sequence ATGAAAGCTCTGCAATTCGATAAAACCGGCGACCTGTCTTCCCTGCGTTACACCGAGGTGCCGACACCCGTGCCTGGCCCTGATGAAGTACTGGTGCAGATCAAAGCGGCCGGCCTCAACCCCAGCGATGTGAAAAACGTCCTTGGCCGTTTTCCTTACACCACGCTGCCACGGATTCCCGGGCGGGACTTTGCCGGGTTGGTGGTCGAAGGGCCGCAAGCGCTGATCGGTCAGGAAGTCTGGGGAACGGGCCGTGAACTGGGGTTTTTCGCCGATGGCTCCCATGCGCAATTCGTCAAGCTGCCGGCCAGCGGCGTCGCGCACAAGCCATCGCACCTGAGCTTCGCTCAAGCGGCCAGCCTCGGCGTGCCGTACACCACGGCGTGGGATGCGCTGGAGCGCAGTCTGGTGCGCGCCGACACACGTTTGCTGGTGATCGGCGGCGGGGCGGTGGCGACAGCGGCGTTGGCACTGGCCAAAGTGCGTGGCGCGCAGTTGCTCGCTGCCGCGCGGCGTCCCGAACAAGTGGCCGACTTGCAGGCGCAGGGTTATCAGACGATTCAACTGGAGCAACCCGAAGACCTCGGTGCGCAGGTCAACGCGGTGTATCGCGGCGGCGCCGATGTGATTTTCGACACCACCGGTTTCTGGTTGCCGGCGTCGGTGGCGGCGTTGGCGACGTTCGGGCGCATCGCAATCATCGCCGCGCCAGTGGACGGTCACGTGCAACTGCCGGCGCTGGCGCTGTACCGCAAGGGCGGTTCGGTGGTGGGGATCAATTCGTTGTTGTATGGCGTTGAAGCGTGCGCGGCGATGCTCGAGCAGTTCGGGCGGTTTTTCGATGAGGATCGGTTGCCGTTGCCGCAGGGGCTGGTCGAGGTGCCGCTGGCTGAAGGTCTCGCGCGGTATACCGAATTGAATCAGGGCGGCGGGGACAAAGTCATCCTCATTCCCTGA
- a CDS encoding DUF1427 family protein, translated as MNYLISLAIGLGVGLLYGALEFRSPAPPAIALVGLLGMLAGEQLWPMGRQLVAGWLS; from the coding sequence ATGAATTATCTGATTTCGCTTGCCATCGGTCTGGGCGTCGGCCTGTTGTACGGCGCGCTCGAATTCCGTTCTCCCGCCCCACCGGCCATCGCGCTGGTCGGCCTGCTCGGCATGCTCGCCGGTGAACAGTTGTGGCCGATGGGCCGGCAGCTCGTCGCCGGTTGGTTGTCCTGA
- a CDS encoding AraC family transcriptional regulator — MLAMALAAPPDLSDPDVPVQPLARTYPRGLFIEPHEHVWGQLLYAMSGVMWVETPHEALVVPPQRAVWLPPGVPHAIRVVSDLQMRNIYLRPALAATLDATVQVIEVGGLLRELIVGLVGQGDSGEPEYYEALVGLALLELRRARRSSLKVPLPDNSDRRLMRVCQAVMAAPSLALPFEQHAENAGASVRTLARLFKDSLGMGFAEWRRQVQLATAVAELIQGVAVSAIARELGYSPSSFSDMFRRELGVAPSQFITG, encoded by the coding sequence ATGCTCGCCATGGCCCTTGCTGCGCCCCCCGATCTGAGTGACCCCGATGTGCCGGTGCAACCGCTGGCACGCACCTATCCGCGCGGGCTGTTCATCGAACCCCATGAACATGTCTGGGGGCAGTTGCTGTATGCGATGAGCGGGGTGATGTGGGTCGAGACGCCGCACGAAGCGCTGGTGGTGCCGCCGCAGCGGGCGGTGTGGTTGCCGCCGGGTGTGCCGCACGCCATTCGCGTGGTGTCGGACTTGCAGATGCGCAATATCTATCTGCGCCCGGCGCTGGCGGCGACACTGGATGCGACGGTGCAGGTGATCGAGGTCGGCGGTTTGCTGCGTGAGCTGATTGTCGGCCTGGTGGGGCAGGGCGACAGCGGCGAACCCGAGTACTACGAGGCGCTGGTCGGGCTGGCCTTGCTCGAACTCAGGCGTGCGCGGCGCTCTTCATTGAAGGTCCCGCTGCCGGACAATTCCGATCGGCGCCTGATGAGAGTGTGTCAGGCGGTGATGGCGGCGCCGTCGCTGGCGCTGCCGTTCGAGCAGCATGCGGAAAACGCCGGAGCCAGCGTGCGCACCCTCGCGCGGCTGTTCAAGGACAGCCTCGGCATGGGCTTCGCCGAATGGCGGCGTCAGGTGCAACTGGCGACAGCCGTGGCGGAGTTGATTCAGGGCGTCGCAGTGAGTGCCATCGCGCGGGAGCTGGGTTACTCGCCGAGCAGCTTCAGTGACATGTTCCGGCGTGAGCTGGGGGTGGCGCCTTCGCAATTTATCACTGGCTGA
- a CDS encoding DUF6555 family protein gives MNNAKLFVIDYTLHGTPKSFIIRSDKMDNAEAWHWASCDAGVGRIPRFGREKVQKTSKPMAEKFGLENVTWRQTH, from the coding sequence ATGAACAACGCAAAACTATTTGTTATCGACTACACCCTTCACGGTACGCCCAAGTCGTTCATTATCCGCTCGGACAAAATGGACAATGCCGAAGCCTGGCACTGGGCGAGCTGCGACGCCGGCGTCGGCCGAATCCCGCGCTTTGGCCGTGAAAAGGTACAAAAGACCAGCAAACCGATGGCGGAAAAATTCGGCCTGGAAAACGTCACATGGCGCCAGACGCATTAA
- a CDS encoding DMT family transporter translates to MGLVILLAVVVLAGAVLSVQAAINGRLGESVGVLRSSLLTFAVGAVVTGLLIFFFEPAQAVSLLDVPKWQLTGALFGVVYMMVMVGAVPVVGTAVATVAVIVGQLGMGMLIDNFGWLGNPAIELSWSRVLAMGCLALALVFMYRSSSRLD, encoded by the coding sequence ATGGGTCTGGTGATTTTGTTGGCAGTGGTGGTGTTGGCCGGCGCGGTGTTGAGCGTGCAAGCGGCGATCAACGGGCGCCTGGGTGAGTCGGTTGGCGTGTTGCGCAGCAGTCTGCTGACCTTTGCGGTGGGCGCGGTGGTGACCGGGTTGTTGATTTTCTTCTTTGAGCCGGCGCAGGCGGTGAGCTTGCTCGACGTGCCGAAGTGGCAGTTGACCGGGGCTCTGTTCGGCGTGGTGTACATGATGGTGATGGTCGGTGCGGTGCCGGTGGTGGGCACGGCGGTGGCGACGGTGGCGGTGATTGTCGGGCAGTTGGGGATGGGGATGTTGATCGATAATTTCGGCTGGTTGGGCAATCCGGCGATTGAGCTTTCGTGGAGTCGGGTTTTGGCGATGGGGTGTCTGGCGTTGGCGCTGGTATTTATGTATCGGAGTTCTTCGCGCCTGGATTGA
- a CDS encoding DMT family transporter: MQTLDEVAIATPVKKSGLRLLLLPLVILAGMGLSVEAGLLGPLGEQVGHLWATLSIFGVGAAILFLLLLFAGPQKGPALTDLPRWQLIGGFLGPMYVVVLTLATPHIGIAMTMIAILSGQVGKSVLIDHFGWFGATRKKVNGERWLALGLIVVALVLIARG, translated from the coding sequence ATGCAGACGCTGGATGAAGTGGCTATTGCCACGCCTGTGAAAAAATCGGGGTTGCGCTTGTTGTTGCTGCCGCTGGTGATTCTGGCGGGCATGGGCTTGTCGGTAGAGGCCGGACTGCTCGGGCCTCTGGGCGAGCAGGTCGGGCACCTGTGGGCGACGTTGAGTATCTTCGGCGTCGGGGCGGCGATCCTGTTTTTGCTGCTGCTGTTCGCCGGTCCGCAGAAAGGCCCGGCGCTGACCGATCTGCCGCGCTGGCAGTTGATCGGCGGGTTTCTCGGGCCGATGTACGTGGTGGTGCTGACACTGGCAACGCCGCATATCGGTATTGCCATGACCATGATCGCGATCCTCTCGGGGCAGGTGGGCAAGAGCGTGCTGATCGACCATTTCGGCTGGTTCGGCGCGACCCGCAAGAAGGTCAATGGCGAGCGTTGGCTGGCCTTGGGGCTGATTGTGGTGGCATTGGTTCTGATTGCGCGGGGGTGA
- a CDS encoding LysR family transcriptional regulator: MHGLNELGFKALRLFVAVLDHGSFSEVARREGVAPSSISRQIQLMEQALNQQLLYRHTRAVSPTEAGRMLGHHARLVLVQLEEAEQALQEQQSEPTGLVRINAPVVFGQRHLSPWLGQLCARYPQLQLDIQQTDHYVDPLQAGADLLVRIGPLHDSSMQARILAPHRFQVAASPAYLARHGTPQQPEDLAQHQCLAYKGAAGQQRWFFRREGEDWTPHSVKGPITSNHADTLTQAAEQGLGLVMFPSWLIGEAVRAGTLVPVLRGYQVSNSLEPQQIAVLWPGSRRLSVKVRTVIDFFVECFGEVPYWDRP; this comes from the coding sequence ATGCACGGGCTCAATGAACTGGGATTCAAGGCACTGCGGCTGTTTGTAGCGGTGCTCGACCACGGCAGTTTTTCCGAAGTCGCGCGCCGCGAAGGCGTGGCGCCCTCTTCGATTTCGCGGCAAATCCAATTGATGGAGCAAGCGCTGAATCAGCAATTGCTTTACCGCCACACCCGCGCCGTTTCGCCGACCGAGGCCGGTCGTATGCTCGGCCATCATGCGCGGCTGGTGCTGGTGCAGCTGGAAGAAGCCGAGCAAGCGTTACAGGAGCAGCAAAGCGAACCGACGGGGCTGGTGCGCATCAACGCCCCGGTGGTGTTCGGTCAGCGCCATCTGAGCCCTTGGCTGGGCCAGTTGTGCGCGCGGTATCCGCAGTTGCAACTGGATATTCAGCAGACCGATCACTACGTCGACCCGTTGCAGGCAGGCGCCGATCTGCTGGTGCGCATCGGCCCGTTGCACGATTCGAGCATGCAGGCGCGGATTCTGGCGCCGCACCGCTTTCAGGTCGCCGCAAGCCCCGCGTACCTCGCGCGCCACGGCACGCCGCAACAGCCTGAGGATCTGGCTCAACACCAATGCCTGGCCTACAAAGGCGCGGCCGGTCAGCAGCGCTGGTTTTTCCGCCGCGAGGGCGAGGACTGGACGCCGCACTCGGTCAAAGGCCCGATCACCAGCAACCACGCCGACACCCTTACCCAGGCCGCCGAACAGGGGCTGGGGCTGGTGATGTTTCCGTCATGGCTGATTGGCGAGGCGGTGCGCGCCGGCACGCTGGTGCCGGTGTTGCGCGGGTATCAGGTATCGAACAGTCTGGAGCCGCAGCAGATTGCGGTGCTGTGGCCGGGCAGTCGAAGGTTGTCGGTGAAGGTGCGGACGGTGATTGATTTTTTTGTTGAGTGTTTTGGTGAGGTGCCGTATTGGGACAGGCCTTGA
- a CDS encoding methyl-accepting chemotaxis protein, producing MTTQLTGLVTQVSDQAQRSDQAMERQRHETDQVATAINEMSAAAQEVAKSAQNAAVAAQQTDAEGQSAKRVVAGSIKQIHALVDDIRSSGVSLDSLQQDVTSIVGVLGVIRSIAEQTNLLALNAAIEAARAGEAGRGFAVVADEVRALASRTQISTQEIQGMIDRLQAGTQQAVEAMRRSSEAGDGTSQQANQAGASLDAMAELIATINSMNAQIASAAEEQTAVAEEINRSVHQIAVAVDSVADETQLGAQTSRSLAELGQRLGKLVGQFRI from the coding sequence ATGACCACGCAACTGACCGGGCTGGTGACTCAGGTGTCCGATCAGGCGCAGCGCTCGGATCAGGCGATGGAGCGTCAGCGTCACGAGACCGATCAGGTCGCCACCGCCATCAACGAAATGTCTGCCGCCGCGCAGGAAGTCGCCAAGAGCGCACAGAACGCCGCCGTCGCCGCGCAGCAGACCGACGCAGAAGGCCAGAGCGCCAAACGCGTGGTGGCCGGCAGCATCAAACAGATCCATGCGCTGGTCGATGACATTCGCAGCAGCGGCGTATCGCTGGACAGCTTGCAGCAGGACGTGACGTCGATTGTCGGTGTGCTCGGGGTGATTCGCTCGATCGCCGAGCAGACCAACCTGTTGGCCCTCAACGCGGCGATTGAAGCGGCGCGGGCGGGGGAGGCCGGTCGCGGTTTTGCTGTGGTCGCCGACGAGGTCCGTGCGCTGGCCAGCCGCACGCAGATCAGCACCCAGGAAATTCAAGGCATGATCGATCGTCTGCAGGCCGGCACGCAGCAGGCGGTGGAAGCCATGCGCCGTTCCAGCGAGGCGGGTGATGGCACCTCGCAACAGGCCAATCAGGCCGGGGCGTCGCTGGATGCCATGGCTGAGCTGATCGCGACAATCAACTCGATGAACGCGCAGATCGCCAGCGCCGCTGAAGAACAGACGGCGGTGGCGGAAGAGATCAACCGCAGCGTGCACCAGATCGCGGTGGCGGTGGACAGCGTTGCCGATGAAACGCAGCTCGGCGCGCAGACGTCGCGCAGTCTGGCGGAGTTGGGGCAGCGGTTGGGCAAGCTGGTTGGGCAGTTCCGGATCTGA
- a CDS encoding Na+/H+ antiporter family protein, producing the protein MNAVIAAVGVMLILSLSRVHVVIALIVGALVGGLTGGLGMDATLKAFNSGLGGGATVALSYALLGAFAVAIAKSGLAHALADKALAMVDRQHATGGGNVKWLLIGLLWVVAIASQNILPIHIAFIPLLVPPLLYVLTKLQLDRRLIACVMTFGLITPYMFLPVGFGNIFLNEILLANVARSGVDISGINITHAMGIPALGMVFGLAMAFISYRKKRVYDLEKIEQVEQTAVHYNPLSLLIAGVAIASAFVVQLLLDSMIIGALVGFLIFSVSGIVKWRETDDLFTEGMKMMAMIGFIMIAASGFAEVMKATGQVQTLVESSAAWINHSKGIGALLMLLVGLLVTMGIGSSFSTVPILAAIFVPLCVQLGFSPMAIVCIVGTAGALGDAGSPASDSTLGPTSGLNIDGQHHHIWDTVVPTFLHYNLPLLAFGWVAAMVL; encoded by the coding sequence ATGAATGCAGTCATAGCGGCAGTCGGCGTCATGCTGATTCTCAGCCTGTCCCGCGTGCATGTGGTGATCGCGCTGATCGTCGGGGCGCTGGTTGGCGGCCTGACCGGTGGCCTTGGCATGGACGCCACGCTCAAGGCGTTCAACAGCGGTCTGGGCGGCGGTGCGACGGTGGCGTTGTCCTACGCATTGCTCGGCGCTTTCGCCGTGGCGATTGCCAAGTCTGGCCTGGCCCACGCGCTGGCCGACAAGGCGCTGGCGATGGTCGACCGGCAACATGCGACCGGCGGCGGCAACGTCAAATGGCTGCTGATCGGCCTGCTTTGGGTGGTGGCGATTGCTTCGCAGAACATCCTGCCGATCCACATCGCGTTCATTCCGCTGCTGGTGCCACCACTTCTCTACGTGCTGACCAAGCTGCAACTTGACCGCCGCCTGATCGCCTGCGTCATGACCTTCGGCCTGATCACCCCGTACATGTTCCTGCCAGTGGGTTTCGGCAATATCTTCCTCAACGAAATCCTGCTGGCCAACGTCGCGCGCAGCGGCGTTGACATCAGCGGCATCAACATCACCCACGCCATGGGCATTCCGGCGCTGGGCATGGTTTTCGGCCTGGCGATGGCGTTCATCAGTTATCGCAAGAAGCGCGTCTATGACCTGGAAAAAATCGAGCAGGTCGAGCAGACCGCGGTGCATTACAACCCGCTGAGCCTGTTGATCGCCGGTGTGGCCATCGCCTCGGCGTTCGTGGTGCAGTTGCTGCTGGATTCGATGATTATCGGTGCGCTGGTGGGTTTCCTGATTTTCTCGGTGTCCGGCATCGTCAAGTGGCGCGAAACCGATGACCTGTTCACCGAAGGCATGAAGATGATGGCGATGATCGGTTTCATCATGATCGCCGCCTCCGGTTTCGCCGAAGTGATGAAGGCCACCGGGCAGGTGCAGACGCTGGTTGAATCGTCCGCGGCGTGGATCAACCACAGCAAAGGCATCGGCGCGCTGTTGATGCTGCTGGTGGGCTTGCTGGTAACCATGGGCATCGGTTCGTCGTTCTCCACCGTGCCGATTCTGGCGGCGATTTTCGTGCCGCTGTGCGTGCAACTGGGCTTCAGTCCGATGGCCATCGTGTGCATCGTCGGCACTGCCGGTGCGCTGGGCGACGCCGGTTCACCGGCCTCGGACTCGACGCTCGGCCCGACCTCCGGCCTGAACATCGACGGCCAGCATCACCACATCTGGGACACCGTGGTGCCGACCTTCCTGCACTACAACCTGCCGCTGCTGGCGTTCGGCTGGGTGGCCGCGATGGTCCTCTAA
- a CDS encoding methyl-accepting chemotaxis protein, with the protein MSATAQDVARSAAQAAEAAKDADRATRQGLTVIDRTTASIDTLAADMSAAMVQVEGLAANSEKIGAVLETIRAIAEQTNLLALNAAIEAARAGEAGRGFAVVADEVRNLARRTQESVEETRQVIEQLQNGTQEVVGSMGNSHRQAQGSVEQVGQAVTALRQIGDAVTVISDMNLQIASAAEEQSAVAEEINNNVATIRDVTESLSGQANESARVSQSLNSLANQQQRLMDQFRV; encoded by the coding sequence ATGAGCGCCACCGCGCAGGACGTCGCCCGCAGCGCGGCCCAGGCGGCCGAAGCCGCCAAGGACGCCGACCGCGCCACCCGCCAGGGCCTGACCGTGATCGACCGCACCACCGCCAGCATCGACACCCTCGCCGCCGACATGAGCGCGGCGATGGTGCAGGTTGAGGGTCTGGCGGCCAACAGCGAGAAAATCGGCGCGGTGCTGGAAACCATTCGCGCGATTGCCGAGCAGACCAACCTGCTGGCGCTGAATGCCGCGATCGAAGCGGCACGGGCCGGTGAAGCCGGACGCGGTTTCGCCGTGGTTGCCGACGAAGTGCGCAACCTCGCCCGGCGTACCCAGGAATCGGTGGAGGAAACCCGTCAGGTCATCGAGCAATTGCAGAACGGCACGCAGGAGGTGGTCGGCTCGATGGGCAACAGCCATCGCCAGGCCCAGGGCAGTGTCGAGCAAGTCGGCCAGGCAGTGACCGCACTGCGCCAGATCGGCGACGCGGTGACGGTGATCAGCGACATGAACCTGCAGATCGCCAGCGCCGCTGAAGAGCAGAGCGCAGTGGCCGAAGAGATCAACAACAATGTGGCGACGATTCGCGACGTGACGGAGTCGCTGTCGGGGCAGGCCAATGAATCGGCCCGAGTGAGCCAGTCGCTCAACAGCCTGGCGAATCAGCAGCAGCGGTTGATGGATCAGTTTCGCGTTTGA